In Candidatus Poribacteria bacterium, the following proteins share a genomic window:
- the rpmG gene encoding 50S ribosomal protein L33, which produces MPRDIVTLACDACNQRNYVTTRNRRTNQNRYERKKYCRFCRKHTSHKETR; this is translated from the coding sequence ATGCCCAGAGACATTGTAACATTAGCATGTGATGCATGTAACCAACGGAATTATGTGACGACCCGGAACCGCCGGACAAACCAAAACCGGTACGAACGGAAGAAATACTGTCGCTTCTGTCGAAAGCATACATCCCACAAGGAAACCCGATAA
- the rpoZ gene encoding DNA-directed RNA polymerase subunit omega, whose protein sequence is MRRNQMNEVVYNEDLVKRVSNKYLAVNIAAKRARDINADGLPIAPSSTADKKKKPVAIATQELVEGKLHFEKSEAKAPVQNTPSIFTDSQDSDDGSDIFDEELLAREGDADPEEREEGL, encoded by the coding sequence ATGAGGAGAAACCAAATGAACGAAGTGGTTTACAATGAGGACTTAGTGAAACGCGTATCAAATAAATACCTCGCAGTAAATATTGCCGCAAAACGCGCCAGAGATATAAATGCAGACGGTTTACCTATCGCGCCTTCAAGCACTGCAGATAAGAAAAAGAAACCTGTCGCTATTGCAACACAAGAGTTGGTTGAAGGTAAACTTCACTTTGAGAAAAGCGAAGCCAAAGCACCGGTTCAAAATACACCGTCAATTTTTACCGACTCACAGGATTCAGATGACGGGAGTGATATATTCGATGAAGAACTTCTCGCACGTGAGGGCGATGCCGACCCAGAGGAGCGCGAGGAAGGTCTTTAA
- the mqnC gene encoding dehypoxanthine futalosine cyclase, with product MDTNIQPILEKSLVGERLDFDDCLTLFKSHDLLSLGHAADIVRQRKHPDGYVTYIVDRNINYTNWCYVDCDFCAFYRHRRDPDAYVMEREELGQKIQETLDLGGELILMQGGLHPKLKLDWYEDLLRWIKANYRIHIHGFSPPELDWFAKINRMSLREMLIRLRDAGLDSIPGGGAEILTDHARNEISPKKCTADEWLEVMRQGHLVGLKSSATMMYGHVESYAERVEHLVRLRDLQDETGGFTAFICWSLQPANTRMDHIPPAGSFEYLKTLAISRLFLDNFDNFQSSWVTQGPKIGQLSLKFGANDMGGTMIEENVVSKAGTVYCMPIEEIERTIAELGYIPKRRNFFYEHLN from the coding sequence ATGGACACGAACATCCAACCTATTCTTGAGAAATCGCTTGTGGGCGAACGGTTAGACTTTGACGACTGTCTGACGCTTTTCAAGAGCCATGATCTACTTTCTCTGGGGCACGCTGCGGATATTGTCCGCCAACGCAAGCATCCGGACGGCTACGTTACTTACATTGTTGACCGAAATATTAATTATACCAATTGGTGTTATGTGGACTGCGATTTTTGTGCTTTTTACCGCCATCGTCGAGACCCTGACGCCTATGTTATGGAACGGGAAGAACTGGGGCAAAAGATACAGGAAACACTGGATCTTGGCGGTGAGTTGATTCTCATGCAAGGTGGATTGCATCCGAAACTCAAACTGGATTGGTACGAAGATCTGCTCCGCTGGATCAAAGCAAATTACCGCATTCATATCCATGGGTTTTCACCGCCCGAGTTGGACTGGTTCGCTAAGATAAACCGCATGTCATTGCGAGAGATGCTTATCCGGTTGCGAGATGCTGGACTTGATTCGATCCCGGGCGGCGGTGCAGAGATTCTCACTGACCATGCCCGCAATGAAATTAGTCCTAAGAAGTGCACTGCTGACGAGTGGCTGGAGGTTATGCGTCAGGGACATTTGGTCGGGCTGAAGTCGAGCGCGACAATGATGTATGGGCATGTAGAAAGTTACGCCGAACGCGTTGAACACCTCGTTCGGCTACGTGATTTGCAAGATGAGACGGGCGGATTCACAGCGTTTATCTGCTGGTCACTACAACCTGCCAATACCCGTATGGATCATATCCCCCCGGCAGGGAGCTTTGAATATCTCAAAACGCTTGCTATTTCGCGCTTGTTCTTGGATAACTTCGATAATTTTCAATCTTCATGGGTAACTCAAGGTCCAAAGATCGGGCAATTATCACTTAAATTCGGCGCGAATGATATGGGTGGTACAATGATAGAGGAGAACGTCGTCAGCAAAGCCGGAACGGTCTATTGCATGCCGATTGAGGAGATCGAACGCACGATAGCCGAGTTAGGTTATATTCCCAAACGCCGCAATTTCTTTTATGAACACCTCAATTAA
- a CDS encoding arylsulfatase, which yields MPDTRPNILLITTDQQRGDCLGLDPNGPNCLQTPNLDWIGRTGTHFRRGYAECPSCIPARRSLMTGTAPAANGGVGFKGAPWNPPHTLAGELSAAGYQTEMIGKLHLTPSRKRYGFDHLQLADATRGNDNDYVDWLRQYHHRNDVHPGVAHGVSANGWVGRPHHLPEEQMHTFWCIDRALNFLQKRDPTAPFFLNISFIDPHPPLTPPAHYYERYIRRDLPSPVVGDWAPEFEGAQKGLDPNAWEICLDAYDMQCARAAYYGMINFIDDQVGRLIQAMSGLTDCLTVFTSDHGEMLGDHNLYRKTWPYEASARVPFLMRAPAKWGYPKEWICQGPVGLQDIMPTILDAAGVEIPRTCTGRSLLPIMRGDTDRVRDYLHGEHSGCYDYGHGNHYVTDGHHKYVWYSQTGREHLFNLQDDPHETHDLSGSEPLVTPWRNRLIEFLRHRPEGFTDGTNLIAGQTHDALLPDYQPDAIYPYL from the coding sequence ATGCCTGATACGCGTCCCAACATCCTTTTAATTACCACCGATCAGCAGCGTGGTGACTGTTTGGGCTTGGATCCGAACGGTCCGAACTGCCTGCAGACACCAAACTTGGATTGGATCGGTCGCACCGGCACGCATTTTCGCCGTGGATATGCTGAATGCCCGAGTTGTATTCCAGCTCGACGTAGTTTGATGACAGGTACCGCACCAGCTGCTAATGGCGGGGTTGGCTTTAAAGGTGCACCGTGGAATCCACCGCATACCTTGGCAGGTGAATTGTCTGCAGCCGGTTATCAAACCGAGATGATCGGCAAACTCCACCTGACCCCATCGCGTAAACGTTACGGTTTCGATCATCTCCAACTGGCTGATGCGACTCGTGGAAATGATAACGACTATGTCGACTGGTTGCGACAATATCACCACCGCAATGATGTTCATCCGGGTGTTGCGCACGGCGTCTCTGCTAACGGATGGGTCGGTCGCCCGCATCATTTACCCGAAGAGCAGATGCATACTTTTTGGTGTATCGACCGCGCCCTTAATTTCCTGCAAAAACGTGACCCGACGGCCCCCTTTTTTCTCAATATTTCTTTTATAGATCCGCATCCACCGTTAACTCCACCGGCACATTATTACGAGCGCTACATCCGGCGAGATCTTCCTTCACCTGTGGTTGGGGACTGGGCACCCGAATTCGAGGGAGCCCAAAAAGGGTTGGATCCAAACGCTTGGGAAATTTGCCTTGACGCCTACGATATGCAGTGTGCCCGTGCGGCTTATTACGGGATGATCAATTTTATCGACGATCAAGTCGGCCGCCTCATTCAGGCCATGAGCGGGTTGACGGATTGTTTGACCGTTTTCACCTCCGACCATGGCGAGATGCTGGGCGATCACAACTTGTACCGCAAAACCTGGCCCTATGAAGCCTCAGCACGAGTGCCTTTTCTGATGCGGGCACCGGCGAAATGGGGCTACCCAAAAGAATGGATCTGCCAGGGTCCCGTCGGTTTACAGGATATTATGCCCACCATTTTGGATGCCGCTGGGGTTGAGATCCCGAGGACCTGCACTGGTAGGAGTCTACTCCCCATCATGCGAGGGGATACTGATCGGGTGCGGGATTATTTGCACGGCGAGCACTCCGGTTGTTACGATTATGGTCATGGTAACCACTATGTAACCGACGGACATCACAAGTACGTGTGGTATTCCCAAACTGGTCGGGAACATCTCTTCAATCTGCAGGACGATCCCCACGAAACACACGATCTGTCTGGATCGGAACCCCTCGTAACTCCTTGGCGGAATCGTTTGATCGAGTTTCTCCGTCATCGTCCCGAAGGCTTCACCGATGGCACAAATCTCATAGCGGGGCAAACGCATGATGCCTTACTGCCGGATTACCAACCCGATGCCATTTACCCCTATTTATAA
- a CDS encoding 8-oxoguanine DNA glycosylase produces MQIRDATDFSLKYTLESGQSFRWNRIDNAYYGVVAGRIFKICQVGTTLRVESSATEDKTTFVPFLRHYLDLDRDVPKILAKVDNDAYIHRTIEKLWGMRILNQELWETVASFILSQNNNVPRIRGIIRRLSERFGEQLTFADYVDYSFPSPEVLAATTEDELLACGVGYRASYLREAAAAIVSGELVLKTLKEMSYPEAKRELMCCKGIGEKVADCICLFSLGHLAALPIDVWIKRIFETLYLRRRATYHEIREFAHAYFGDSVGYAQQYLFHYVHEYPDWADAEHLSLIERRVTAAVENRKFAAN; encoded by the coding sequence ATGCAGATTCGGGATGCAACAGATTTTAGCTTGAAATATACCTTAGAATCGGGACAGTCGTTTCGATGGAATCGAATAGATAACGCCTATTACGGTGTCGTGGCGGGGCGGATCTTCAAAATTTGTCAAGTCGGAACTACCTTGCGCGTTGAGAGTTCTGCCACCGAGGATAAGACGACCTTCGTACCATTTCTCCGACACTATCTCGATCTTGATCGGGATGTCCCAAAAATCCTTGCCAAAGTAGACAATGATGCTTATATCCATCGGACAATTGAGAAACTTTGGGGGATGCGCATTCTTAACCAGGAACTCTGGGAAACGGTGGCATCGTTTATTCTATCTCAGAACAACAATGTCCCCCGGATTCGTGGGATTATCCGCCGACTTTCCGAGCGTTTTGGCGAGCAATTGACGTTTGCAGATTACGTGGATTATAGTTTTCCGAGTCCGGAAGTACTTGCAGCTACAACAGAGGATGAACTTCTCGCGTGTGGTGTCGGCTATCGAGCAAGCTATCTTCGAGAGGCCGCAGCAGCCATTGTGAGTGGTGAACTTGTGCTTAAAACGCTGAAGGAGATGTCGTATCCTGAGGCAAAGCGTGAATTAATGTGCTGCAAAGGTATAGGTGAGAAGGTAGCTGATTGTATCTGTCTGTTTTCGCTTGGACATCTTGCAGCATTACCGATTGATGTTTGGATAAAACGAATCTTTGAAACACTTTATCTGCGTCGGCGTGCGACATACCATGAAATACGAGAGTTCGCGCACGCCTATTTCGGGGATAGCGTGGGGTATGCGCAGCAGTACCTTTTTCACTACGTCCATGAATATCCAGATTGGGCGGATGCTGAGCACCTATCGCTGATTGAAAGGCGTGTCACTGCTGCGGTGGAGAATCGTAAATTCGCCGCGAATTGA
- a CDS encoding DUF3450 domain-containing protein has protein sequence MSEVTDQSIVSLLEERVELAISTVQALRTEKLELEAEIARLNNDLLQRDAQIQDLEDHNSDLRAELDSERAATSDERSEIRERLEGLMDVLIDSDESPIDTVHEVTFEADTDESDADATEAEKSVSPRVFGSV, from the coding sequence ATGTCTGAAGTAACTGACCAAAGCATTGTATCGCTACTGGAGGAACGTGTCGAACTTGCGATTTCAACTGTCCAGGCGTTGAGAACAGAAAAGTTGGAACTTGAGGCTGAAATTGCCCGGCTCAACAATGATCTACTGCAACGCGATGCACAGATTCAAGATCTTGAAGATCATAATAGCGATCTTAGGGCGGAACTTGACTCAGAGCGTGCAGCCACTTCGGATGAACGATCAGAAATTCGCGAGAGACTTGAGGGTTTGATGGATGTTCTCATTGACTCAGATGAAAGTCCAATAGATACAGTCCATGAAGTCACTTTTGAGGCAGATACCGATGAGTCGGACGCGGATGCCACTGAAGCTGAGAAATCAGTAAGCCCAAGAGTTTTTGGGAGTGTTTAG
- a CDS encoding glycosyltransferase, translating into MRVLVLSHSYIMKPYRRKFALIAERPDVTLRVVVPARWYESFQDIVFEPDSDTSCEEFPCPIRFSGYGSRFYYRHGVKSHFRDFQPDIIHLEEEAWSLSALQAVQLKRKYCPNSCFIFRTSLSIPTKQRFGFLPVWIERRVFRETDSAFPLSVNAGKILTQRGYTGRQTPFPNGVDVRHFYKMDVSKLKDSLQLSDCFVVGYVGRLLQMKGVDTLLAAVARLVSQDTTRRYKLLIVGQGEDKPSFQKTAETLGISEHIVWIDAVPPEAVAAYINCMDTLVLPSRTTPGWVEFFGRVLIEGMACEVPVVGSDSGEIPHVINSAGLIFPEADIEALAERIHRIAHDASLRNNLIEGGLNRVKDFTWETIAEQTYQVYHELLEGTS; encoded by the coding sequence GTGCGTGTCTTAGTCCTTTCTCATTCCTATATTATGAAGCCGTACCGGCGAAAGTTCGCTCTCATTGCGGAACGCCCAGATGTCACATTACGGGTTGTGGTGCCTGCACGTTGGTATGAAAGTTTCCAAGATATTGTCTTTGAACCAGACTCGGACACGTCGTGCGAAGAATTTCCTTGTCCAATTCGATTCTCGGGATACGGCAGTCGTTTCTACTACCGTCACGGTGTGAAATCTCATTTTCGAGATTTTCAACCGGATATTATCCACTTAGAGGAGGAAGCGTGGAGTCTCAGTGCCTTACAGGCAGTTCAGTTGAAGCGAAAATATTGCCCGAACAGTTGTTTCATCTTTCGCACATCACTGAGCATACCGACCAAACAGCGGTTTGGCTTTTTGCCTGTGTGGATTGAACGGCGTGTGTTTCGAGAAACGGATAGCGCTTTTCCATTGAGTGTGAATGCTGGCAAGATTCTGACCCAGCGAGGTTACACCGGACGACAAACTCCGTTTCCGAACGGCGTTGATGTGCGGCATTTTTACAAGATGGACGTCAGCAAACTGAAGGATTCATTGCAGCTCAGCGATTGTTTTGTCGTTGGTTACGTCGGTAGATTACTTCAGATGAAGGGCGTTGATACGCTTCTTGCGGCTGTGGCGCGCCTCGTAAGTCAGGATACGACGCGTAGATATAAGCTTTTAATTGTCGGACAAGGTGAGGATAAACCGAGTTTTCAAAAAACTGCCGAGACCCTTGGAATTTCTGAACATATTGTGTGGATAGACGCGGTGCCTCCTGAAGCAGTAGCCGCCTATATTAATTGTATGGACACGCTGGTTCTGCCATCTCGGACAACACCCGGATGGGTAGAATTCTTCGGTAGAGTCCTTATCGAGGGAATGGCATGCGAAGTGCCGGTTGTCGGTTCAGATTCTGGCGAAATTCCGCACGTGATTAATAGCGCGGGACTTATCTTCCCTGAGGCAGATATAGAGGCTTTGGCAGAACGGATACATCGCATTGCACACGATGCCAGTTTACGGAACAATTTGATTGAAGGTGGACTTAACCGCGTCAAGGATTTTACATGGGAGACGATTGCGGAACAGACGTATCAAGTATATCACGAATTGCTTGAGGGTACTTCGTAG
- a CDS encoding FAD-binding protein has translation MDPSTSETLEQQLSNTLAGEVRFDLYSKALYSTDASLYQIQPIGVVIPKDSQDVIKTVQIAAERNVPILPRGGGTSLAGQSVGEAIVLDMSKYMNQLLGVNVAEHWARVQPGIVLDELNHKLKPYGLMYAPDVATSSRANVGGTIGNNSAGSHSLIYGKTIDHVMSLDLVLSNADETTASPISIPELERKKQGNTLEANIYRELCRICMDNEAEIRKRYPRILRRVAGYNLDEFIPNAGSKEVTPYRRDGCDEDHPFSLTKILVGSEGTLATTIEATVNLVPIPKLTALCVVHFESLVGSMEAMQPILECNPTAVELIDKTILDMARGSLEFSRLTTFIQGEPAALLAVEFYGETQAELVSQLDRLEKTLKSTGFGYAFVRCFAAEEKARVWETRKAGLGLLMGMKGDAKPVGFVEDAAVPIENLPEYVRRFDEIVTSHDTTAAYYAHASVGLLHNRPIVNLKSETDIQKMHDIAREVRDLLMELDGAMSGEHGDGLVRSEWIESMFGQEIYQALAEVKTAFDPNGIMNPGKIVDAPPMTENLRFGTDYNTIKIDTYFDFSSQDGFGGAIEMCNGVGACRKTLTGTMCPSFIGTREEEHSTRGRANALRSIISGALPHTDLTGERLQEVLDLCLGCKACKAECPSNVDMAKIKYEVLAHYHKANGLPLHRRLFGEIGALAPLGSMFSPFSNWAVNNGLSKWIAEKLIGVDRRRDMPTFVRPTYEQWFRKRKSRRTSDKKVVLFPDTFMNYSEPSIGKAAVELLEACGFEVLLPEKRCCGRPLISEGMLDRAVENASYNIDVLRGYADAGIPIVGCEPSCTSAITDDYVELIGTPDAQRVAEATCSFEEFFAQLAENGELPLELTTEPRDVLLHGHCHQRALVGIQPTVKMLSLPSEHSVTVIDSSCCGMAGAFGYEKAHYDLSMKIGELRLFEAVREKSPDSFALSAAGFSCRHQLEHGTGVQPKHPVEILREAVLENV, from the coding sequence ATGGACCCTTCTACATCGGAAACCCTTGAACAACAATTATCTAATACGCTTGCGGGGGAGGTACGCTTTGATCTGTATTCTAAGGCACTTTATAGCACAGACGCGAGCCTCTACCAAATACAGCCGATAGGTGTTGTAATCCCGAAAGATAGCCAAGATGTTATTAAAACTGTGCAAATCGCAGCAGAACGCAATGTTCCGATCCTTCCGCGCGGTGGTGGTACGAGTCTCGCTGGACAGAGTGTCGGTGAGGCAATCGTGTTGGACATGTCTAAATACATGAACCAACTTCTTGGGGTAAATGTTGCTGAGCACTGGGCGCGCGTGCAGCCGGGTATTGTCTTAGACGAATTGAACCATAAGTTAAAACCCTACGGCTTGATGTACGCCCCTGATGTTGCTACGAGCAGTCGAGCAAACGTGGGTGGTACCATTGGAAACAACTCCGCGGGTTCGCATTCCCTCATCTACGGTAAAACCATTGATCATGTCATGTCGCTTGACTTAGTCCTTTCCAACGCTGATGAAACCACAGCATCCCCCATCTCTATCCCAGAATTAGAGCGTAAAAAACAGGGAAACACATTAGAAGCAAACATTTATCGTGAGCTTTGCCGAATATGTATGGATAACGAAGCAGAGATTCGTAAACGTTATCCGCGCATATTGCGTCGCGTTGCGGGTTACAATCTCGATGAGTTTATTCCAAATGCCGGTTCGAAAGAGGTTACGCCTTATCGTCGCGATGGATGTGACGAAGATCATCCGTTTAGTTTGACGAAAATCCTTGTCGGCTCTGAAGGCACACTTGCAACAACGATTGAGGCGACGGTGAACCTCGTTCCGATTCCGAAATTGACCGCCCTGTGTGTTGTCCATTTCGAGTCACTTGTCGGCTCTATGGAGGCGATGCAACCCATCTTGGAATGCAACCCGACTGCCGTAGAACTTATAGATAAGACCATCCTTGATATGGCACGAGGTTCATTGGAGTTTTCACGGCTTACCACTTTTATACAAGGCGAACCTGCTGCATTACTTGCCGTTGAATTTTACGGTGAGACACAAGCGGAATTGGTGTCGCAGTTGGATAGACTTGAAAAGACGTTGAAAAGTACAGGTTTCGGCTATGCATTCGTACGCTGTTTCGCCGCTGAGGAGAAGGCACGCGTCTGGGAAACTCGGAAAGCTGGACTTGGTTTGTTGATGGGTATGAAGGGTGATGCGAAGCCGGTTGGTTTCGTCGAAGATGCCGCGGTGCCGATAGAAAATTTACCGGAATACGTCCGCCGATTTGACGAGATTGTCACATCACACGACACCACGGCTGCCTACTACGCGCATGCGAGCGTTGGGCTATTGCACAACCGTCCTATTGTCAATCTCAAATCCGAGACGGATATTCAGAAGATGCACGACATCGCCCGCGAGGTTAGAGATCTACTCATGGAATTAGATGGTGCTATGAGTGGTGAACACGGTGACGGGCTCGTTCGGAGTGAGTGGATAGAGAGCATGTTCGGTCAGGAGATATATCAAGCCCTGGCTGAAGTGAAAACAGCGTTTGATCCGAACGGGATTATGAATCCGGGTAAAATTGTTGACGCGCCACCGATGACAGAGAACCTCCGCTTCGGTACAGACTATAATACCATCAAGATTGATACTTACTTCGATTTTTCCAGTCAAGACGGATTTGGTGGGGCAATTGAAATGTGCAACGGTGTCGGTGCATGTCGGAAGACTCTGACGGGCACGATGTGTCCCTCCTTTATCGGCACACGTGAAGAGGAGCACTCGACACGTGGGCGCGCGAATGCGCTCCGATCGATTATTTCAGGAGCATTGCCACATACGGACCTTACCGGTGAACGACTTCAAGAAGTGTTAGACTTATGTCTGGGATGCAAAGCGTGCAAGGCGGAGTGTCCATCGAATGTAGATATGGCGAAAATTAAGTATGAGGTCCTTGCGCACTACCACAAAGCAAATGGCTTACCTTTGCATCGTCGGTTGTTCGGTGAAATCGGTGCGCTCGCGCCTTTAGGATCGATGTTCTCACCTTTCTCTAACTGGGCAGTCAACAACGGACTTTCTAAATGGATTGCTGAGAAACTTATTGGAGTCGATCGGCGTCGCGATATGCCGACCTTCGTACGTCCCACCTATGAACAGTGGTTCCGAAAGCGAAAGTCCCGCCGAACATCCGACAAAAAGGTTGTCCTGTTTCCCGATACCTTTATGAACTATAGCGAACCCTCCATTGGCAAAGCTGCGGTGGAGCTGCTTGAAGCGTGTGGCTTCGAGGTGTTATTGCCTGAAAAAAGGTGTTGCGGACGACCTCTGATCTCCGAGGGAATGCTGGACCGAGCTGTTGAAAATGCGAGTTACAATATTGATGTGCTTCGCGGTTATGCTGACGCGGGAATTCCAATTGTTGGGTGTGAACCGAGCTGTACCTCTGCTATCACTGATGATTACGTTGAGTTGATCGGGACGCCCGACGCGCAACGTGTTGCTGAGGCGACCTGTTCGTTTGAGGAATTTTTTGCCCAACTTGCTGAAAATGGTGAACTGCCTTTGGAATTAACGACAGAACCGCGGGATGTCTTGCTGCACGGACATTGCCATCAGCGAGCCCTTGTCGGTATCCAACCGACCGTGAAGATGTTAAGTTTGCCATCGGAACACAGTGTCACTGTAATTGATTCGAGTTGTTGCGGCATGGCGGGTGCGTTTGGATATGAGAAGGCACACTATGACCTCTCTATGAAAATTGGTGAATTGAGACTTTTTGAGGCTGTCCGTGAGAAATCACCGGACAGTTTTGCGTTAAGTGCTGCGGGCTTTTCCTGTAGGCACCAGCTGGAGCATGGGACAGGCGTGCAACCGAAGCATCCTGTTGAAATTTTACGTGAGGCAGTGCTGGAAAATGTCTAA
- a CDS encoding phytanoyl-CoA dioxygenase family protein: MDLKERKAFFEQEGYLVVENLLSAAEVETCQKEIHRLHQFAAGQESDPEKEQAEVARRHVQHEPFAKDETQGNNLPVLRKAENTRQYSEVFRDLAQHPKLISVVQELIGTDDLLLFRSTLMFKPAFHGSSHGLHQDSAYWPMEPPSLVTVSIALNDATVENGCFKVIPRSHQWGMQSWGHIARQQDAELTDRKEVAKQQLDVPLSAGSALFFHSLMVHGSGPNTTANPRNTALYAYFSPQVRYVPKDGKPGEKTFPVVAGLGGKTELTLVAQT, encoded by the coding sequence ATGGATTTGAAGGAGCGGAAAGCGTTTTTTGAACAGGAAGGTTACCTCGTTGTTGAGAACCTGCTATCGGCAGCAGAAGTCGAAACGTGCCAAAAGGAGATCCACCGTTTGCATCAGTTTGCTGCAGGACAGGAGTCCGATCCTGAGAAGGAACAGGCAGAGGTCGCACGTCGGCACGTCCAGCATGAACCGTTCGCCAAAGATGAAACACAAGGGAACAATTTACCTGTGCTGCGGAAGGCAGAAAACACGCGTCAGTACTCCGAAGTATTTCGGGACCTCGCACAACATCCGAAACTCATTAGCGTTGTTCAAGAACTGATTGGAACAGACGATTTGTTGCTCTTTAGAAGTACACTGATGTTCAAACCGGCGTTTCATGGATCTTCGCACGGGTTGCACCAAGATTCGGCGTACTGGCCCATGGAACCCCCGAGCCTTGTTACCGTGAGTATTGCCCTGAATGACGCTACAGTCGAAAACGGTTGTTTCAAGGTAATTCCAAGAAGCCACCAATGGGGAATGCAGTCGTGGGGACACATCGCACGTCAACAGGATGCAGAGCTTACCGATCGCAAGGAAGTCGCGAAACAACAGCTGGACGTTCCACTTTCTGCGGGAAGTGCTCTATTTTTCCACAGTTTAATGGTACACGGTTCTGGACCAAATACCACGGCTAACCCTCGGAACACAGCGTTGTATGCCTACTTCTCACCGCAGGTCCGGTATGTGCCGAAAGATGGAAAGCCAGGGGAGAAAACATTTCCTGTTGTTGCGGGCCTCGGTGGCAAAACGGAACTGACGCTCGTTGCCCAAACATAG
- a CDS encoding peptidoglycan DD-metalloendopeptidase family protein: MYTLVFMSSRGNSVRQHTISKGHILLFAFTVSVLLLAGISGIGYGLFYKLHEAGAEKRLQVSLEENDKLIQAKLQVESELADVNEEMKDIRQMAEKIQQALGILGQGGGDNGVSWATEGSEAPADMQQENASATDGNLDYTNERQKLLTSSILKHEISSLYDYISEHQKQLDGYPSILPVKLQQENGEKYNYWYSSGFGWRIHPLTQKREFHQGLDIKTRSGVPIIAAADGTVVQVERDGYFGKTVEIDHEGNQFKTLYAHLKDYAEGLEVEQKVTRGQIIGYVGNTGRSTGAHLHYGVYDTAKEKWVNPIRYILDQQPTLSP; the protein is encoded by the coding sequence ATGTATACCCTCGTTTTTATGTCGTCTCGTGGAAACTCAGTTCGCCAGCATACAATCAGCAAAGGGCATATCCTACTTTTCGCCTTCACCGTTTCAGTTTTATTATTAGCAGGAATCAGCGGAATTGGCTACGGACTTTTCTACAAACTCCATGAAGCTGGTGCGGAAAAAAGGTTACAGGTGAGTCTGGAAGAAAACGATAAATTAATACAGGCAAAACTTCAGGTCGAATCGGAACTCGCCGATGTTAATGAAGAGATGAAAGATATTCGACAGATGGCGGAAAAGATTCAGCAGGCTTTAGGGATCCTTGGTCAAGGCGGTGGTGACAATGGTGTTTCTTGGGCAACCGAAGGGAGCGAGGCACCAGCTGATATGCAACAGGAAAATGCCTCAGCAACCGATGGTAACTTGGATTATACAAATGAAAGGCAAAAATTGCTAACCTCCAGTATCCTGAAGCATGAGATTTCATCCCTCTATGACTATATCAGCGAACATCAAAAACAGCTTGACGGATATCCTTCGATTCTACCCGTGAAACTTCAACAAGAAAACGGAGAGAAATACAATTATTGGTATTCTTCTGGTTTTGGGTGGCGCATCCATCCGTTGACGCAGAAACGCGAATTTCACCAAGGATTGGATATTAAAACCCGATCCGGGGTTCCTATTATTGCCGCTGCTGATGGAACAGTTGTGCAGGTTGAAAGGGACGGTTATTTCGGAAAGACCGTTGAGATTGACCATGAAGGAAACCAGTTCAAAACATTATACGCACATTTGAAAGATTACGCAGAGGGTCTCGAAGTTGAGCAAAAGGTGACACGTGGTCAGATTATCGGCTATGTCGGAAATACCGGTCGTAGCACGGGTGCCCACCTACACTATGGGGTTTATGATACGGCAAAAGAGAAGTGGGTGAATCCGATTAGATACATTTTAGATCAGCAACCAACACTTTCGCCTTAA